From Thalassovita sp.:
TGGATACGACCACCAACTTTGTGGAACATCCCGAACTGGTGGCGCAGCGGATTGACCGATTCACTAGCATCGTTGGGCGGGACCGGGTGATCGCCGGATCTGACTGCGGCTTTGGCACCTTTGCAGGCTTTGGCGCGGTGGATCCCGATATCGCCTATGCCAAACTGGCCGCCCTGTCAGAAGGGGCCGCCCTGCTGTGAAGACCCCTTTGGTGATGATCCCAGGCATGATGTGTGACGCCCGGCTCTGGGCGCCGCAGGTGGCGGCGTTTTCAGCCGGGCGCAGCGTGGTGCTGGCCGATATTTCCACGGCTGAAACGATGGAAGATCTGGCTGCCGGGATCCTGCGTGACGCGCCGGAACGGTTTGCGCTGGCCGGGCTGTCGATGGGCGGGATCGTCGCGATGGAGGTGCTGCTGCAGGCGCCGCACCGGGTGGAACGGCTGGCGCTGTTGGACACCAACCACAGGGCCGAACTTGACGAGGTAAAATCCAATCGTCTGCCGCAGATTGCTGCGGTGAAGGCGGGCCGTCTGGCTGAGGTGATGCGCGAAGAGATGAAGCCACGCTATCTGGGCTACGGGGCCCGGCGGGCGGATATTCTGGCGCTCTGTATGGATATGGCGCTGGATCTGGGGCCGGAGGTGTTTCTGCGCCAGTCCGCCGCGCTGATGGCGCGCCCGGATCAGACGCTGGTGCTGCGCCAAACACGGGTGCCGACGCTGGTGCTCTGTGGCAGCGGCGATGTGCTCTGCCCTGTGTCGCGCCATCAGGAGATGGCCGCGATGATACAAAACGCCACTTTGGAAGTGATTGAGGGCGCGGGGCATTTGCCACCGCTGGAACGCCCGAATTTAACAAATGCCGCGATGGAACGCTGGCTGGAGGAGACGTGATGACGCCAACCCTATTGGAGCTTTTGCGGCGGGTGGATACGCCGACGGTCTGCAACGCAATCGAGGTGGCCCAGGGCAAACGCGGCTTTGATCAGTTTACCCGTGGCACGATGCAGTGTTCGGACCCTGATGGCGGCGCGATGGTTGGTTATGCCCGCACCGCCAAGATCGCCGCAGTCGCCCCCCCGACGGAGCCCGCAGAGGTGATCAAGGCCCGACGGATGGCCTATTACAAACACATGTCCGAAGGGCCGCGGCCTGCGGTCACCGTGGTTGAGGATCTGGATTACCCCAATTGCATCGGTGCCTTCTGGGGGGAGATTAACACCACTGTTCACAAAGGACTGGGCACCAGCGGCGCCCTGACCAATGGGGTCATGCGCGACCTTGGGGATCTGCCGGAAGGCTTCCCTGTGGTGGCCGGTTCGATCGGGCCAAGCCACGGCTTTGTCCACGTGCGTGAGATCGGCACTGAGGTTGAGATTTTTGGCCTGCGCATCAAAGACGGTGATCTGGTGCATGCGGACCGGCATGGTGCCCTGGTAATCCCGCCCGAGGTGATGTCCGATCTGGAAGGTGCCATTCACAAGCTGTTGGACACCGAAAGCCTGATCCTGGAACCCGCCCGGCAGGAGGGGTTTGACTACGCTGCCTTTGAACAGGCCTGGGCCGCGTTTGAGGCTGCGCGCACCTAAGGGCGCGTTAGGGGCTGGCGCATTGGAATGTTGGCCGGGGTCAGGACCTGAACGGTTGAGGCCCGGCTGTTGTCCAGGTCCGTGGTCAGCCGGTGGTGCGCCAGAAACTGATTAAACGCGCCTGCGATGTCATGTTGCAGATCATGGTGCAGCACGTAGTCCAATTGCCCCGCCTGCAGCAGGGCGCGGTTTTCCTGATCCAGATCGTGGGCGACATAGACGTCCGGGCGTTGCCCCCTTTCAGCCAGGGTTTGCAGGATCGCGCGGTTGCCGCCGCCCATGGAATAGACCGCCCTGATCGCGGCGCTGTGGTCGAGGCTCTGTTCCAACATGCGGGAGGTTTCAAAGCCCAAGCCGCCACCGCCTTCGGTGGTCAGGACCGTGAGCTGCGGGCAATAGCTGCGCAGCGCCTGAAGGAAGGCCTGTTCGCGCTCCTCCTCACCAAGGAAGGCGCCGTGGCTGCGGCTGGCCAGGACCTGTCCGCGCTGCGTTCCAAGGGTTTTGTAGATCAGATAGGCCGCCGTCCGTCCGGCACCGGCATTGTCCAACCCGACATAGGCGCGTCGGTCGGTGGTGGGCAGATCGGTCACTAGGGTGATCACCGGGATGCCAGCAGCCACCAGACGGTTCACGGCCGCCCTGATCTTTTCGGTGTCCCGCGCCTTCAGGCACAGGCCGTGGCTGCCACGTTTCTGGATCCGCTCCAACGCTTTTAGAACCTCAGCCTCTGGCATTTTGTCCTGGAGCAGAAAACGCGGCCGGCAGACCGCTGTGCCGATATGGGGCAACACGGCCTCGGCCGCGGCTTTGACTTCGCGGCTGAACCGGGTGGGTGCCTCAACAACGAAATCGAAAAACAACCGACGCCCGCGTGCGGCAAGCTGGGCTTCCTGCGCCTCCAACTCCTGGATCGCGGCAGTGACCCGCTGGCGGGTCTGGGCGCTGACATGGACCCTGTTGTTCAGCACGCGGTCAATGGTTGCGGTCCCCAGTCCGGCCTGACGGGCGATTTCTTTGATGGGAAAACGATGGGTCATTTGATGTGTTTTTGATGTGAATCGCTGCGCAATTACAATCAGTCCACCCGTAGCCTGACAAGACCAAAGGGAGACGCCACAATGACCAACACCCCGCAACCCCCCGCCTATTACGCGCCTGAGGCCTGTCTGATCAGCGAATTTGAGGCGCTGCTGAGCCAAACCACCAAACCCGTCGACGTGCCCAGAGCCGCCACCATCGAACATGAGATCCCGATTTATGACATGCGCGATCTGCGTGCTGATCTGGAGGAGGATCACACCCGCCAATCCCTGATGGGGGAATGGGCGCAGGTGCTGCGCGAGGGGGCAGGTGTGCTGGTGCTGAAGCAGGCCTATGCTGACACTTCAGTGCTGGATGATGCGACGGATGTGTACCTGCAGATCATCGAAGAGG
This genomic window contains:
- a CDS encoding RraA family protein: MTPTLLELLRRVDTPTVCNAIEVAQGKRGFDQFTRGTMQCSDPDGGAMVGYARTAKIAAVAPPTEPAEVIKARRMAYYKHMSEGPRPAVTVVEDLDYPNCIGAFWGEINTTVHKGLGTSGALTNGVMRDLGDLPEGFPVVAGSIGPSHGFVHVREIGTEVEIFGLRIKDGDLVHADRHGALVIPPEVMSDLEGAIHKLLDTESLILEPARQEGFDYAAFEQAWAAFEAART
- a CDS encoding alpha/beta fold hydrolase; this encodes MIPGMMCDARLWAPQVAAFSAGRSVVLADISTAETMEDLAAGILRDAPERFALAGLSMGGIVAMEVLLQAPHRVERLALLDTNHRAELDEVKSNRLPQIAAVKAGRLAEVMREEMKPRYLGYGARRADILALCMDMALDLGPEVFLRQSAALMARPDQTLVLRQTRVPTLVLCGSGDVLCPVSRHQEMAAMIQNATLEVIEGAGHLPPLERPNLTNAAMERWLEET
- a CDS encoding LacI family DNA-binding transcriptional regulator, which produces MTHRFPIKEIARQAGLGTATIDRVLNNRVHVSAQTRQRVTAAIQELEAQEAQLAARGRRLFFDFVVEAPTRFSREVKAAAEAVLPHIGTAVCRPRFLLQDKMPEAEVLKALERIQKRGSHGLCLKARDTEKIRAAVNRLVAAGIPVITLVTDLPTTDRRAYVGLDNAGAGRTAAYLIYKTLGTQRGQVLASRSHGAFLGEEEREQAFLQALRSYCPQLTVLTTEGGGGLGFETSRMLEQSLDHSAAIRAVYSMGGGNRAILQTLAERGQRPDVYVAHDLDQENRALLQAGQLDYVLHHDLQHDIAGAFNQFLAHHRLTTDLDNSRASTVQVLTPANIPMRQPLTRP